A genomic region of Metopolophium dirhodum isolate CAU chromosome 1, ASM1992520v1, whole genome shotgun sequence contains the following coding sequences:
- the LOC132936658 gene encoding kelch-like protein 2: MQNTNDIPESRRCEPAKFYKKSTFVDMYEGLQSLRNSEIFCDIKLETDDHKIITAHKVVLSAASPYFHAMFTNFAKRNHDLVVIRKIDYNSLLLLVNFIYTGQIVVTEENVQDLLPAANLLQLQEVKEACCDFLQSQLCPTNCIGINAMADLHSCTKLIRSSELYILQHFPDVFGGDEFLSLSSEQVIKLISSDKLTVPSEEKVFESVISWVKYELDSRQCILPQLMEHVRLALTSKNYLLKIVAKDPLIKKCLKCKHYVSEALKTLKAEELIPQSIRIKPRHQNKVILVVGGIESGLSNSLEYFDPITDQWHFGPELITNHRRHNLVVIKDNFIFDVGGYKNGLSPYRCVHVLDLSSKPLCWLPSDDMLVERQFLGVGAINDNIYAVGGLNDRDGDLKSAEVFDFNTQEWRMISSMNTMRSLFAVGVLNDLLYVVGGFDQSLQALNTVECYNPSIDKWTPVANMCERRSCAGVGVLNGELYVVSGRNGSNLLSSVEKYRPSTGVWTTIADILLPRKYADVVALDGLLYVIGGMNNTSVLNSVEYYNPNTNTWAMVTSKMNMMHFSPGVVAINRPKHFTTC; the protein is encoded by the exons ATGCAAAATACTAATGATATACCAGAATCCAGAAGATGTGAACCAgccaaattttataaaaaatcaactTTCGTTGATATGTATGAAGGATTGCAATCCTTACGAAA TAGTGAGATTTTTTGTGATATTAAACTTGAAACGGACgatcacaaaataataactgCACATAAAGTGGTTTTATCAGCAGCTAGTCCGTATTTCCATGCTATGTTCACAAATTTTGCAAAAAGGAATCATGATCTTGTGGTAATAAGAAAGATAGATTATAACAGTTTACTACTCTTAGTAAACTTTATTTACACGGGGCAAATCGTGGTCACCGAAGAAAACGTCCAG GACTTGTTACCAGCGGCAAATCTCTTGCAATTACAAGAAGTTAAAGAGGCATGTTGTGATTTTTTACAGTCACAACTCTGCCCTACAAATTGTATTGGTATTAACGCTATGGCTGATTTACATAGCTGTACGAAATTGATAAGAAGTTCAGAATTATATATTCTTCAACACTTTCC AGATGTTTTTGGTGGTGACGAATTCCTATCCTTATCATCCGAACAAGTAATTAAGTTGATCTCCAGTGACAAACTTACAGTTCCATCTGAAGAAAAA gtATTTGAAAGTGTTATCAGTTGGGTAAAATATGAATTGGATTCAAGACAATGTATTTTACCCCAATTAATGGAACATGTACGTTTAGCATTAACATCGAAAaactacttattaaaaatagtagccAAGGATCCTCTTATAAAGAAATGTCTTAAAT gtaAACATTACGTATCGGAGGCATTAAAAACACTCAAAGCAGAAGAGCTTATTCCTCAAAGCATCCGGATTAAACCCAGACATCAAAATAAA gTTATATTAGTTGTTGGTGGAATTGAGTCGGGATTAAGTAATAGTTTAGAATATTTTGATCCAATCACGGACCAATGGCATTTTGGACCAGAATTGATTACAAACCATAGAAGACATAATCTAGTCgtaattaaagataattttatatttgatgtgGGTGGTTATAAAAATGGTTTATCACCTTATCGGTGTGTTCATGTTCTTGATTTATCTTCCAAACCACTTTGTTGGCTACCAAGTGACGATATGTTAGTTGAACGACAATTTTTAGGAGTTGGtgcaataaatgataatatctaTGCC gtAGGCGGATTAAATGATAGAGATGGAGATTTAAAAAGTGCCGAAGTTTTTGACTTCAATACTCAAGAATGGCGTATGATATCCAGTATGAATACTATGAGATCTTTATTTGCGGTTGGAGTCTTGAATGATCTTTTATATGTG gTAGGAGGTTTTGATCAATCATTACAGGCTTTAAACACTGTTGAGTGTTATAATCCCAGTATTGATAAGTGGACACCAGTCGCAAACATGTGTGAACGTCGCAGTTGTGCCGGTGTAGGAGTTTTAAATGGTGAACTGTATGTTGTAAGCGGTCGTAATGGATCAAACCTTTTAAGTAGTGTTGAAAAATACAGACCAAGTACAGGAGTTTGGACAACTATTGCAGACATACTTTTGCCTCGAAAATATGCAG aTGTAGTCGCATTAGATGGTTTATTGTATGTCATCGGTGGAATGAACAATACTTCTGTTTTGAATTCTGTAGAATATTACAACCCAAACACCAATACCTGGGCCATGGTCACATCGAAAATGAATATGATGCACTTTTCACCTGGAGTAGTAGCCATTAATAGGCCAAAACATTTTACAACTTGTtag